The sequence below is a genomic window from Humulus lupulus chromosome 3, drHumLupu1.1, whole genome shotgun sequence.
TCCGAAACCGGCACCGCCCCCGGCCCCTCCTTCACGGCATACCCTTTTCTCCACTAGCAAATCCAGAATCAAGGTAAAAGCCGCCTCATCTTCTTCACACTCCAAATCCGCTCCAAAACTCAAAAGTTCTTCTCAGAAGAAATCTAAGGCACCTGATCCGACCTCCGCCGAACCCGACCAGACACCGCCCGACGACCCATTTCCCATTCTCTCCCCAATTTTACCTTTCCAAATTCGTAACCGGGTTTCCGATCAGAACCCGATTTCTCTTGAGACCCTTCCAGCTGGGTTCTTCTCCAAGTCTGCATCTTTCTCAAAATTTCGACGTTCTAGTATTAGTTTTGATCCTATTAAAGATGACCCATGTCCTCCTTTGGCGTCAGATTTGCAACACAAGGTTCAGGTTGGTGGGTCTGATTGTTCAGAGACTGATTGGGTACTGCCAGAGCTCAAAGATGAAGCATCTGttggctatgggaactcagtgaAAGTTGGAAAGAGACATTCCAATTTGATTGGAAGCAATGTACCTATGCCGCAGGTGAAACTGCGAAAATGTGGCAACGAAGGGAATTTtgtgaagttgaatttgaagcgAAATAAGAAGTTTTTGAACAAGGGGAAAAGAGGGAATAGTACTTCATCAGGTGGCCGaagatttttcaaaaaatataagaaaaagttAAAACCAGTAGGTGGGGGTGAGACGGAGGAGGGTGTTTGTGAGGAACTTGGTTCAGTTATGGAAAGCTTAACGAAAAAAAAGGAGAAGCAGGAGGGAAAAAAAGCTAAATTTGATTGTATATCGATTGAGGAAGCGATTTTGGCTGCTCGAAATGAGGCTTCGGAAGAGAACTTGGTGAAGTTGTTGAGCCTAACTCATGGTTATGATTCCTTCAGGGAAGGGCAATTGGAAGCAATAAAGATGGTGCTAGATGGGAAATCATCGATGCTTGTTTTGCCAACTGGTGCTGGTAAATCCCTGTGTTACCAGTTACCTGCAATGATTTTACCTGGGATAACTTTGGTTGTTAGTCCATTAGTTGCATTGATGATTGATCAGCTAAGACAGCTGCCTCCTATGATCCAGGGTGGTCTTTTTTGTAGCAGTCAGGTGATTATTGCTTCCTTTCTAATCCTTTCTGTCTCAAACATTAGCAAATATTTAGTAGTTAAAAATGCAATTTTTTTCGTTGTTTTAGACACCTGAAGAAGTTTCTGAGACAAAGATGTTGCTGCAACAAGGTGCCATAAAGGTGAGTATTGCTTTCCTAAGTGTGTTATCAATGCTTCAATATATTGTTGCGTGTGGTTATGATGGCTGAGTTTCTTCCTTTTATTGATAGACTCTGAGTCCAATTTGCATTAAATATATTGTGATTTTTccatttgagtattttttttaaaattgaggCTTTGGTGGGTTTTGATTTCAGGTTCTTTTTGTTTCTCCAGAAAGATTCTTGAATGCTGAATTCTTGTCAATATTCTCTTCTACTGTACTTGTATCGCTTGTTGTGGTGGATGAAGCTCACTGTATATCCGAATGGTGAGTGTGATTACAACTGCCTCTTCACTCTTATATCCTTAGACATCATTACATCAAGATTTTCTTTTTATATCCGAATCATTTTTTAtcctgttttttattttatttttcttctggTAATGAATACGTATTCACTTTTATGAAGTTATGTATGATTCCAGGTCTCACAATTTCCGACCATCATACATGAGGCTCAGAGCATCATTGCTTAAAGAGAAGCTAAATGTTAACTGCATTCTGGCAATGACAGCTACCGCAACAACCACAACTTTGCATGCTGTTATGTCTGCTCTTGAGATTCCTCCAACTAGTCTCGTCCAAAAGGCCCATTTAAGGGATAATTTACATTTGTCTGTATCATTAAGTAAAGATAAGTAAGTACAGCTGCTCTTTCTTGCctacattttatttatttgaatggATAACTAGTTCTGTACAATATTCATCCTATTGAATTTCATGAACAAAACTAGAATGAAAGACCTGCTGGCATTGATCAAGTCTTCTCCATTCAAGGAAGTCAAGAGCATCATTGTATACTGCAAATTTCAGGTATATGCGAAGCTCACTTTATGTGCTctttcatatataaatataacatattttcccaGCTATCTGTGATGACATCCAGACTGGCTCACTTAATTATGTATTTGTTTCTTGTTTTTCGACTTTTTGTTTCAGATGTATAATTTGCTTCTATATATTTGTGGTGTGATGAGTGTTACCTGAACAAAAGTGTATTTCTTGGCGGAAATATAATTCATTTAAATGCAATAAGttagaacttttatttttactcATCAGATTAATAAACAAGTCAATACATATTCAGTTTTAAGAGACAACTAAGTCCATTCTAATTTTTGCAGTTTGAAACTGACATACTAAGCAGATATTTACGCGATTACAACATCTCTGCAAAGGTTAGTTTTCGTTTTTTCAGTTAACACAACTTTATTTGTCTTATCACAGAATTATAAATCTGACaacattttaaatttatttagagTTACCACAGCGGTATACCTGCAAAAGATCGTAGCCGTATACAGGAATTATTTTGTACAAACAAGATCAGAGTAGTGAGTATCACACCATCCTCAATCCATTTCGGCttatattatgaatatgttttagATTTTGTTCATTGTCTTTTTATATTCTAAGAAAAACTTTCAATTTCTTCGGTTGTTAACAATTTGCTTCTATCAAAGGTTGTGGCAACTGTGGCATTTGGCATGGGGCTCAACAAGACGGATGTTGGAGCTGTAAGAAAAACTACTTATAATAACATATCTTTGTTgcattatatttaaattagatGTCACCTTAGAAAGACAACATCTAGTGCATTTATGCTTTTATCCAATTAAGACACAAGCCAACAGTATAAATGATCAGCTTCCTTTCTGTTGTTAAGATATTTTGAATACCAAGATTTTGCATCTGCTTCAGGTCATTCACTACAGCTTACCAGAAAGTTTGGAGGCATATGTTCAGGTTGAACTCTGGTTTCTTACCACTAGTTATTTGAAAGATATTTGAATTAACGTTTCCTATAAGATAAAGTTACACTTCTGTAGGAGATTGGGCGAGCAGGACGAGATGGTCGATCTTCGTATTGTCATCTTTTTTTGGATGATGACACGTATTTCAAGCTTCGTAGTCTTATGTTCAGGTAGTCAGATAAGAATCataccttgtcattttgcataatgGTTTCATAAAACTTAAATTAGTAGTATTTTGTTCACAGTGAAGGAGTTGATCAATATGCAGTAGACAAATTCCTTTCTCAAGTTTTCACCGATGACAATAAATCAGAAGGGAAGATTTTCTCATTAGTAAAAGAATCTGCTTCTTGCAAACTTGATATGAAAGAAGAGGTTTTTTTCCTTATACTTTTCATGTTCAACTTTAGAGTTTATTATATAATTAGTCTTGAATGCTCTGTGGTTGGTAGTTCAGGTTCATGATATAGTCATGAAAGAGAAAGAATAAATTAGTAAGGGGGTTGTGCTTACTTTTTGATTCTCATAAGCTGTGACTCACTAAAGCATTCCATTGTGGTTTTTTGTCCTTTC
It includes:
- the LOC133822331 gene encoding ATP-dependent DNA helicase Q-like 5 isoform X1, translating into MDSDSDSDGSHVSTTPPRVFKPSPLAPKPAPPPAPPSRHTLFSTSKSRIKVKAASSSSHSKSAPKLKSSSQKKSKAPDPTSAEPDQTPPDDPFPILSPILPFQIRNRVSDQNPISLETLPAGFFSKSASFSKFRRSSISFDPIKDDPCPPLASDLQHKVQVGGSDCSETDWVLPELKDEASVGYGNSVKVGKRHSNLIGSNVPMPQVKLRKCGNEGNFVKLNLKRNKKFLNKGKRGNSTSSGGRRFFKKYKKKLKPVGGGETEEGVCEELGSVMESLTKKKEKQEGKKAKFDCISIEEAILAARNEASEENLVKLLSLTHGYDSFREGQLEAIKMVLDGKSSMLVLPTGAGKSLCYQLPAMILPGITLVVSPLVALMIDQLRQLPPMIQGGLFCSSQTPEEVSETKMLLQQGAIKVLFVSPERFLNAEFLSIFSSTVLVSLVVVDEAHCISEWSHNFRPSYMRLRASLLKEKLNVNCILAMTATATTTTLHAVMSALEIPPTSLVQKAHLRDNLHLSVSLSKDKMKDLLALIKSSPFKEVKSIIVYCKFQFETDILSRYLRDYNISAKSYHSGIPAKDRSRIQELFCTNKIRVVVATVAFGMGLNKTDVGAVIHYSLPESLEAYVQEIGRAGRDGRSSYCHLFLDDDTYFKLRSLMFSEGVDQYAVDKFLSQVFTDDNKSEGKIFSLVKESASCKLDMKEEVMFTLLTQLELGEVQYLRLLPQINVTCSLSFHKTPPDVLAERDIVVAEILKKSEMKQGKYVFHIPTLANSIGVMTTDLTTQLQNLKFKGEVTYELKDQAFCYTIVKVPTDLCSLSAVLTKWLSEVESCKVWKFDAMHDAVVFAVNSCEKLHGCCGADHTPCLQKKILDYFNESDNNDHPNKMGQSSPFLRADIKVFLQGNSQVKFTPRSIARIMHGIASPLYPSTMWSKTHFWGRYTQTDFHVVMEAARAELINLSAKTQPTL
- the LOC133822331 gene encoding ATP-dependent DNA helicase Q-like 5 isoform X2, coding for MDSDSDSDGSHVSTTPPRVFKPSPLAPKPAPPPAPPSRHTLFSTSKSRIKVKAASSSSHSKSAPKLKSSSQKKSKAPDPTSAEPDQTPPDDPFPILSPILPFQIRNRVSDQNPISLETLPAGFFSKSASFSKFRRSSISFDPIKDDPCPPLASDLQHKVQVGGSDCSETDWVLPELKDEASVGYGNSVKVGKRHSNLIGSNVPMPQVKLRKCGNEGNFVKLNLKRNKKFLNKGKRGNSTSSGGRRFFKKYKKKLKPVGGGETEEGVCEELGSVMESLTKKKEKQEGKKAKFDCISIEEAILAARNEASEENLVKLLSLTHGYDSFREGQLEAIKMVLDGKSSMLVLPTGAGKSLCYQLPAMILPGITLVVSPLVALMIDQLRQLPPMIQGGLFCSSQTPEEVSETKMLLQQGAIKVLFVSPERFLNAEFLSIFSSTVLVSLVVVDEAHCISEWSHNFRPSYMRLRASLLKEKLNVNCILAMTATATTTTLHAVMSALEIPPTSLVQKAHLRDNLHLSVSLSKDKMKDLLALIKSSPFKEVKSIIVYCKFQFETDILSRYLRDYNISAKSYHSGIPAKDRSRIQELFCTNKIRVVVATVAFGMGLNKTDVGAVIHYSLPESLEAYVQEIGRAGRDGRSSYCHLFLDDDTYFKLRSLMFSEGVDQYAVDKFLSQVFTDDNKSEGKIFSLVKESASCKLDMKEEVMFTLLTQLELGEVQYLRLLPQINVTCSLSFHKTPPDVLAERDIVVAEILKKSEMKQGKYVFHIPTLANSIGVMTTDLTTQLQNLKVWKFDAMHDAVVFAVNSCEKLHGCCGADHTPCLQKKILDYFNESDNNDHPNKMGQSSPFLRADIKVFLQGNSQVKFTPRSIARIMHGIASPLYPSTMWSKTHFWGRYTQTDFHVVMEAARAELINLSAKTQPTL